One Chthoniobacterales bacterium genomic region harbors:
- a CDS encoding 4Fe-4S binding protein, which translates to MRASKTSRWRAAALILLNLFMIAHVIQWRVTGRTVSPIEPSESMQTLQNGAVNAGFIFFSIAILATIVFGRYVCGWGCHIVALQDFCAWLLQKIGLRPKPFRSRLLVYVPLIAALYMFVWPTTYRLLFSPEPGPAIPAFSNHLVTENFWATFPTVAVAIPFLLICGFLTVYFLGMKGFCTYACPYGGFFALADTLSPFRIRVTDACNQCGHCTATCTSNVLVHAEVKEYKMVVDPGCMKCMDCVSVCPNDALYVGWGKPAVAVRKSDKIPRRYSLTWPEEILGALTFFGSFMAVRGVYGLVPFLMALGYAAVTTFLTLTIWKLMTRESLSFYRFDLKALGKIKTAGLMFLSLSIIWIGLCLHSGWVRWHEHQGDQAFQRLQVPDELALAQVDPAPWLTPEDRRNAEAGQKSLTAAADYGLFVNPDALAKLAWFDYLLGNATKSVERLRQAADHQKDQAKALSLYYLGTIQNRLSRYPEALKSLDESLKERPDLLLARQERGESLWQLGNKEEAAATWADAVQRNTHLSLAGNFLAGAERSLGRTEDSVAHEKQADQSTPDIPAYHWMLGLRLQSVGMPELAQKHFQRAAQLDPRFRARPN; encoded by the coding sequence ATGCGCGCCTCCAAGACCAGCCGCTGGCGCGCCGCCGCCCTCATTCTGCTCAATCTTTTCATGATCGCCCACGTGATCCAGTGGCGAGTCACCGGCAGGACCGTTTCGCCGATCGAACCCTCGGAATCGATGCAAACCCTCCAGAACGGTGCGGTCAACGCCGGCTTTATCTTTTTCTCCATCGCCATCCTGGCCACGATCGTCTTCGGGCGCTACGTCTGCGGCTGGGGTTGCCACATCGTCGCCCTCCAGGACTTCTGCGCCTGGTTGCTCCAAAAGATCGGGCTCCGCCCCAAGCCGTTTCGCTCCCGGCTCCTGGTTTATGTGCCGCTCATCGCCGCATTATATATGTTCGTCTGGCCGACCACGTATAGGCTCCTCTTCAGCCCCGAACCCGGCCCCGCCATCCCCGCGTTCAGCAACCACCTCGTCACGGAAAATTTTTGGGCCACGTTTCCAACGGTCGCGGTCGCCATTCCGTTCCTGCTCATTTGTGGATTTCTCACCGTCTATTTTCTTGGGATGAAAGGCTTCTGCACTTACGCCTGCCCGTACGGCGGATTCTTTGCCCTGGCCGATACCCTCTCGCCGTTCCGGATTCGCGTGACCGACGCCTGCAATCAGTGCGGACATTGCACCGCCACCTGCACCTCGAACGTGCTGGTCCACGCTGAGGTAAAGGAATACAAAATGGTGGTCGACCCGGGCTGCATGAAATGCATGGACTGCGTGAGCGTCTGTCCGAATGACGCGCTTTATGTCGGCTGGGGAAAACCGGCCGTCGCAGTCCGCAAATCGGACAAGATTCCCCGCCGCTATTCGCTTACCTGGCCGGAGGAAATTCTCGGAGCCCTCACTTTTTTCGGCAGCTTCATGGCGGTCCGCGGCGTGTACGGACTTGTGCCATTCCTGATGGCCCTGGGTTATGCCGCGGTCACAACCTTTCTGACTCTCACGATTTGGAAATTGATGACGCGCGAATCGCTCTCCTTTTACCGATTCGATTTGAAGGCTCTCGGGAAAATCAAAACCGCCGGACTCATGTTTCTTTCCCTCTCGATCATTTGGATTGGCCTTTGTCTCCACAGCGGCTGGGTTCGCTGGCACGAACACCAGGGCGACCAGGCCTTCCAACGATTGCAGGTTCCCGATGAGCTCGCCCTCGCCCAGGTCGATCCGGCCCCGTGGCTCACTCCGGAGGACCGTCGAAACGCCGAAGCGGGCCAAAAGTCGCTGACCGCGGCGGCCGACTACGGATTGTTCGTGAACCCCGACGCGCTGGCCAAGCTGGCCTGGTTCGACTACCTGCTCGGGAACGCGACCAAATCGGTTGAACGTTTGCGCCAGGCCGCCGATCACCAGAAAGACCAGGCCAAAGCGCTGAGTCTCTATTATCTCGGCACGATTCAAAACCGGCTGAGCCGTTACCCCGAGGCGCTCAAGAGTCTGGACGAGTCCTTGAAGGAACGGCCGGACTTATTGCTGGCCCGGCAGGAACGCGGCGAATCGCTCTGGCAATTGGGGAACAAGGAAGAAGCCGCCGCTACGTGGGCTGACGCAGTCCAACGCAACACGCATCTTTCCCTGGCCGGGAATTTCCTGGCGGGTGCCGAGCGCTCACTCGGCCGAACCGAAGACTCGGTCGCGCACGAAAAACAGGCGGACCAATCCACTCCGGACATTCCGGCCTACCATTGGATGCTCGGGCTGCGGTTGCAAAGCGTCGGCATGCCGGAACTCGCCCAAAAGCATTTCCAGCGAGCGGCCCAACTCGATCCCCGTTTCCGGGCCCGACCGAACTGA
- the rfbD gene encoding dTDP-4-dehydrorhamnose reductase, protein MQRIVIVGAGGRLGAALTREYGKEFSVVGFNHAQLDLGAPEQLRTTLGGLEFDALINTAAQTNVDRCETHVDEAFALNAEAPRVLAEICAAKRARFIHISTDYVFDGEKREPYAEEDPARPISVYGESKREGERRALEANERALMVRVSWVFGPDRPSFVDWAINQAREHDEVKAIADKWATPTYTLDLAAWLKPLAAARVGDPGYASGILHLANTGECSWQEYAQWALDCCHEKGIPLKARTVGASSLADMTSFVAKRPVYSVLSSARYEALTGQTVRPWRKVVADYVRHHIR, encoded by the coding sequence ATGCAGAGAATTGTTATCGTTGGCGCCGGCGGCCGGCTCGGCGCTGCGCTGACGCGAGAGTACGGTAAGGAATTCTCCGTCGTCGGATTTAATCACGCGCAACTGGATCTCGGCGCGCCGGAACAACTGCGCACCACTCTCGGCGGACTGGAGTTCGATGCGTTGATCAACACCGCGGCGCAGACAAACGTCGATCGCTGCGAGACGCACGTGGACGAAGCATTTGCGCTCAACGCTGAAGCGCCGCGGGTTCTCGCTGAAATTTGCGCGGCGAAGCGAGCGCGGTTCATCCATATCAGTACCGATTACGTGTTCGATGGCGAGAAGCGCGAGCCTTACGCGGAAGAGGACCCGGCGCGCCCGATCAGTGTTTACGGAGAATCGAAAAGGGAAGGGGAGCGGCGCGCGCTGGAGGCGAATGAGCGCGCGTTAATGGTGCGCGTGTCGTGGGTCTTCGGTCCCGATCGGCCGAGCTTCGTCGATTGGGCCATCAACCAGGCTCGGGAACACGATGAGGTGAAGGCGATCGCGGACAAATGGGCGACGCCGACTTACACTTTGGATTTGGCGGCCTGGCTGAAGCCGCTCGCTGCAGCCAGGGTCGGCGATCCCGGCTACGCCAGCGGGATTCTCCATCTGGCCAACACCGGCGAGTGCAGTTGGCAGGAGTACGCCCAATGGGCGCTCGACTGCTGCCATGAGAAGGGAATTCCACTGAAAGCGCGCACGGTTGGCGCATCGTCCCTCGCTGACATGACGAGCTTCGTCGCGAAGCGGCCGGTGTACAGCGTGCTTTCGAGCGCGCGATACGAGGCGCTCACCGGCCAAACGGTGCGTCCGTGGCGCAAGGTGGTCGCAGACTATGTTCGCCATCACATCAGGTAG
- a CDS encoding four-helix bundle copper-binding protein gives MWPPKFSDCIDACNVARRRCERVVTAGLAQPDVNTVASVIVTARDCARIATLTTQLLERGSKYAYPICDVCARACEELAKACDKHSKVEAFSRCAEACRKCAQECAKLAKAKKPTKPAK, from the coding sequence ATGTGGCCTCCAAAATTTAGCGATTGCATCGATGCCTGTAACGTTGCGCGCCGGCGTTGCGAACGAGTGGTGACGGCCGGGCTGGCCCAGCCGGATGTGAACACGGTGGCGTCGGTCATCGTGACCGCGCGGGATTGTGCGCGGATCGCGACCCTGACCACGCAGCTCCTCGAGCGCGGGTCGAAGTATGCCTATCCTATTTGCGATGTCTGCGCGCGGGCTTGCGAAGAACTCGCGAAAGCCTGCGACAAGCATTCGAAGGTGGAAGCTTTTTCGCGGTGCGCCGAGGCCTGCCGTAAGTGCGCGCAGGAGTGCGCGAAACTCGCGAAGGCTAAGAAGCCGACGAAGCCGGCGAAATAA
- a CDS encoding S8 family serine peptidase, with product MNKERLSRSGFSYPRILLGLVLGMAGMLLALIAFGLSSGVSAQAGNSAPASKIASWVLERTANGAQAEFLVVLSDQADLRAADALRTKEEKGRYVRDVLWNKAQSTQGPLLAWLREHQVEHRAYYIVNLIWVKGNRDLAMQLAARPDVLRVDGNPSVRNLAEPEPEEQVAPEVITAIEPGINYTKAPQVWAAGFFGQGITVAGADTGIRWTHNTLKPHYRGWDGAVANHDYNWHDSIHTSTGVCGQDSVQPCDDHGHGTHTMGTVVGDDGGANQIGMAPGAKWIGCRNMNGGAGTPATYIECMEFFLAPYPVGGTPAQGDSTKAPDVTNNSWGCPPSEGCNVTSLQSAVAAQRAAGIVMVVSAGNSGPACSTVSDPPSLYEEVYSVGALTTATDNIASFSSRGPVTADGSLRLKPDISAPGTATRSATRSSDTAFANLSGTSMASPHVAGAVALLLSARPVLRGDVMGTRSVLSASAVHINSNTCDSPNPPGSPNNTFGNGRLDVKAAVDAGPGPSPTPTPIPSVTPTPSPSPSPTATPSPSASPSPSASPSPSASPSPSASPSPSASPSPSPSASPSPSASPTPPTQLGNIATRLAVGTGDDALIGGFIVTGSAPKKVIVRAVGPSIGLPGQLANPTLELRNSAGALLDQNDDWQVANSNKQAIIDAGLAPTNDLESAVMATLPANGAAYTAIVRGASNTTGIGVVQIYDVDSAGASRLANISSRGLVQNGDNVLIAGMIVLGQASQKVVVRAIGPSLTIPGKLANPSLELRDASGTVLDSNDDWVLSNDQQAIIDSGLAPTHDMESAIIRSLPPGAYTAIVKGSGNLTGIAVVEAYAVN from the coding sequence ATGAACAAAGAGCGTCTTTCTCGAAGTGGTTTCTCTTATCCACGCATCCTCCTCGGCCTGGTTTTGGGCATGGCGGGAATGCTCCTCGCGTTGATTGCTTTTGGCCTCTCCTCCGGTGTTTCCGCCCAGGCGGGGAATTCCGCGCCCGCGTCCAAGATCGCATCGTGGGTTCTCGAGCGGACGGCAAACGGCGCTCAGGCTGAGTTCCTCGTGGTTCTGTCCGACCAGGCCGATCTCCGCGCCGCGGATGCCTTGCGGACCAAGGAAGAAAAAGGCCGCTACGTCCGCGACGTTTTGTGGAACAAAGCGCAATCAACCCAGGGGCCGCTTCTCGCCTGGTTGAGAGAGCACCAGGTGGAGCATCGCGCTTACTACATCGTGAACCTGATCTGGGTGAAAGGAAATCGCGATCTCGCGATGCAGCTCGCAGCGCGGCCCGACGTGCTCCGCGTCGATGGGAATCCCAGCGTCCGCAATTTGGCTGAGCCGGAGCCGGAGGAGCAAGTTGCGCCGGAGGTTATCACCGCCATCGAGCCCGGCATCAATTACACTAAGGCGCCGCAAGTCTGGGCGGCCGGATTCTTTGGCCAGGGAATCACTGTCGCTGGAGCGGATACGGGAATCCGCTGGACGCACAACACCCTGAAGCCGCATTACCGCGGCTGGGACGGCGCGGTGGCCAATCACGACTACAATTGGCACGATAGCATTCACACCAGCACTGGAGTGTGTGGTCAGGATTCCGTTCAGCCATGCGACGATCACGGCCACGGCACCCACACGATGGGCACGGTGGTGGGCGATGACGGGGGCGCGAATCAGATCGGCATGGCTCCAGGAGCGAAGTGGATTGGCTGCCGCAACATGAATGGGGGCGCCGGCACGCCCGCTACCTACATCGAGTGCATGGAGTTTTTCCTCGCGCCCTATCCGGTCGGTGGCACGCCTGCGCAGGGAGATTCAACCAAGGCGCCGGACGTAACGAACAATTCATGGGGTTGCCCTCCCTCGGAAGGCTGTAACGTCACGTCGCTCCAGTCGGCCGTGGCAGCGCAACGCGCGGCTGGGATCGTGATGGTCGTTTCGGCGGGCAACAGCGGCCCTGCCTGTTCCACGGTTTCGGACCCGCCATCCCTCTACGAGGAGGTCTACAGTGTTGGAGCTTTGACCACCGCGACGGACAACATCGCTTCCTTTAGCAGTCGTGGCCCGGTGACCGCCGACGGAAGTTTGCGCCTGAAGCCCGATATCTCCGCCCCCGGCACGGCCACTCGTTCGGCCACCCGGAGCAGCGATACGGCTTTTGCGAACCTGAGCGGCACGTCCATGGCCTCCCCGCACGTTGCCGGCGCGGTTGCCTTATTATTGTCGGCAAGACCAGTGCTGCGGGGAGACGTGATGGGAACTCGCAGTGTGCTGAGCGCGTCGGCGGTTCATATCAATTCCAATACCTGCGACTCTCCGAATCCGCCTGGCTCGCCGAATAATACCTTTGGTAACGGGCGGCTCGACGTCAAAGCCGCGGTCGACGCCGGCCCAGGCCCGAGCCCGACCCCGACGCCCATACCATCCGTAACTCCGACGCCATCCCCGTCTCCTTCGCCCACGGCTACCCCGTCACCTTCTGCATCGCCATCTCCATCAGCGTCGCCCTCTCCGTCCGCATCACCTTCACCGTCTGCATCGCCATCGCCCTCCGCATCGCCCTCACCATCTCCGTCCGCCTCGCCGTCGCCTTCCGCGAGTCCAACGCCGCCGACGCAGTTAGGTAACATCGCCACGCGGCTCGCGGTCGGGACGGGCGATGACGCGCTCATTGGCGGATTCATCGTTACGGGTAGCGCCCCCAAGAAAGTCATCGTCCGTGCTGTCGGGCCGTCGATCGGGTTGCCGGGCCAACTAGCGAATCCAACTCTCGAGCTGCGCAATTCAGCGGGCGCGCTGCTGGATCAAAATGACGACTGGCAGGTCGCGAACAGCAACAAACAGGCGATCATCGACGCCGGCCTGGCCCCAACGAACGATCTCGAATCGGCTGTCATGGCAACCCTTCCCGCGAACGGCGCGGCTTACACGGCGATTGTGCGCGGAGCAAGTAACACGACAGGAATCGGGGTCGTTCAGATCTACGATGTGGACAGTGCCGGAGCTTCAAGGTTGGCCAATATTTCCTCGCGCGGCCTGGTGCAAAATGGGGACAATGTTCTGATCGCGGGAATGATCGTCCTGGGGCAAGCCTCGCAAAAGGTAGTGGTGCGTGCGATCGGACCATCCCTCACCATCCCTGGAAAACTGGCGAACCCATCTCTGGAATTGCGCGATGCCAGCGGCACGGTCCTGGATTCGAACGACGACTGGGTGCTGTCGAACGACCAACAGGCAATCATCGACAGCGGACTCGCTCCCACGCATGACATGGAGTCGGCCATCATCCGTAGTTTACCGCCCGGGGCTTACACCGCGATTGTGAAAGGTTCGGGCAATCTGACCGGCATTGCGGTCGTGGAAGCATACGCAGTTAACTAG
- a CDS encoding zinc-dependent metalloprotease family protein: MRKLIASFLIVFVPIGAFAQSALWQDVRESEIATKRPSQVLPQRYRTLRLNTVAMAQLLNSAPMEFSDAAKTRHVIITLPKADGGFWRFEITESPMVSPQVAAEAPDWKTYSGQGIEDRTATVRLSWSKEGLRAFIIGADGSHYLDPYSPGDPENYIAYRKQDLEAPKSSFHCEIDRLFELGKRATAGDRRAPIEPAVPEFSNGANLRTYRIAIATTGEYTVDRGGQATALADVMNAVNRLILIYRRDLSLTFTLVSGTNTVFPDPATDPYDNTDNGAQLTINQTTLDNTIGAANYDIGHLFGTGGGGVALSPSVCSTQKAQGYSARVPPTGDSFWVDYVAHEIGHQFAGKHTYNTSEGPVCSTRSAPNAFEIASGSTIMSYVGICGDRNQQRFSFDNFHIRSLTQMLDQIENGESSTCGTSTPTGNNVPVAGAGAGFTIPKLTPFTLTATATDADNDPLTYSWEEYDLAPSASGPNGVPPGTYDVDTDGVLRPLFRVYAPAASSSRTYPSLTYILNNANTPPLTFTGTSPTGAVCRTGDTCVTGENLPSVARTMNFRVAVRDNKGGISDAGVAINIDAASGPFVVTAPNTAVTVAAGSQLTVNWNVANTTATPVSAANVKISLSTDGGTSFAAVLAASVPNNGTANVTVPNLPTTTARIKVEAVGNIFFDISDANFTITGNGAPGLVGNISTRLPVGTGDNALIEGFIIQGPAGSTKKLLVRAIGPSLAAFGVTDAVANPTLGIFDASNAQIASNDNWKTTQVGGIITGDQFAEINGSGVAPGNDLESAIVADLTPASYTAVVRGANNTVGTGVVDAYDLSPASTARVANVATRGLVQPGDRLLIGGFIIQNGPVRVVVRAIGPSLAAFGITNALPDTTLQLRDQNGNIVRENDDWMTDQAVELQGTGLQPTNNLEAALVQTIQPGQYTAQVRGKPETTGTGLVEVYFLQ; the protein is encoded by the coding sequence ATGCGTAAATTGATTGCATCTTTTCTCATTGTCTTCGTTCCTATCGGGGCCTTCGCCCAGTCCGCGCTTTGGCAGGATGTGAGGGAAAGCGAAATAGCCACCAAACGTCCAAGCCAGGTTCTCCCGCAGCGGTATCGGACTCTGCGGCTGAATACAGTGGCAATGGCCCAGCTTCTAAACAGCGCCCCGATGGAGTTCAGTGACGCGGCGAAAACCCGTCACGTGATCATTACGCTGCCGAAAGCGGATGGGGGCTTCTGGCGTTTCGAGATTACAGAATCGCCAATGGTTTCCCCGCAGGTTGCCGCCGAAGCTCCGGATTGGAAAACGTACTCGGGACAGGGGATCGAAGATCGAACTGCGACCGTTCGCCTGAGCTGGTCCAAGGAAGGTTTACGCGCTTTCATCATCGGCGCGGATGGGTCTCATTACCTTGACCCCTATTCTCCTGGCGATCCGGAAAACTACATTGCGTATCGCAAGCAGGATTTGGAGGCGCCGAAAAGCTCCTTTCATTGTGAGATTGACCGGCTTTTCGAGCTGGGCAAGCGCGCCACCGCTGGCGATCGCCGTGCCCCCATCGAGCCGGCCGTTCCCGAGTTTAGTAACGGAGCGAATTTGAGGACTTATCGCATAGCGATCGCGACCACCGGAGAGTACACTGTCGACCGGGGCGGCCAGGCAACCGCCTTGGCGGACGTGATGAACGCGGTAAACCGCCTCATTCTCATCTACCGTCGGGACCTGTCGTTGACCTTCACCCTTGTCTCCGGGACAAACACCGTTTTTCCGGACCCGGCCACTGATCCGTACGACAACACGGACAACGGCGCGCAACTCACGATCAATCAAACCACTCTCGACAACACGATCGGCGCCGCCAATTACGACATCGGCCATTTGTTCGGCACGGGTGGGGGCGGCGTCGCCCTAAGCCCGTCGGTGTGCTCGACCCAAAAAGCGCAAGGTTATTCCGCCCGCGTTCCACCAACGGGCGATTCTTTTTGGGTCGACTATGTGGCCCACGAAATCGGCCATCAATTCGCCGGAAAGCACACTTACAACACATCCGAGGGTCCAGTCTGCAGCACCCGTTCGGCCCCGAACGCGTTCGAAATCGCGAGCGGAAGTACCATCATGTCCTACGTCGGCATTTGCGGGGACCGAAACCAGCAACGGTTTTCATTCGATAACTTTCATATCCGCAGTCTCACCCAGATGCTGGACCAGATCGAGAACGGGGAAAGCTCGACTTGCGGCACGAGCACTCCCACCGGAAACAATGTCCCGGTCGCAGGCGCGGGAGCGGGCTTTACGATCCCGAAATTGACTCCTTTCACCCTCACCGCCACGGCGACCGACGCGGACAATGACCCGTTAACTTATTCCTGGGAGGAATACGACCTGGCCCCTTCCGCCAGCGGGCCGAATGGAGTGCCTCCGGGGACCTACGATGTCGACACGGACGGCGTCCTGCGTCCTTTGTTTCGGGTTTACGCTCCAGCCGCGAGCTCGTCCCGCACCTACCCGAGCCTGACCTACATTTTGAACAACGCGAACACTCCCCCGCTGACTTTCACGGGAACTTCGCCCACCGGCGCTGTTTGCCGGACGGGAGACACCTGTGTGACCGGTGAGAACCTTCCCTCCGTGGCCCGGACAATGAACTTCCGCGTCGCCGTTCGGGACAACAAAGGAGGCATAAGCGACGCCGGCGTGGCGATAAACATCGACGCGGCGAGCGGACCGTTTGTTGTCACGGCACCGAATACGGCCGTGACCGTAGCGGCGGGTTCGCAGTTGACGGTGAACTGGAATGTGGCCAACACCACAGCGACGCCGGTCAGCGCGGCAAATGTGAAAATCTCGCTCTCCACGGATGGCGGGACTTCCTTTGCCGCCGTGCTGGCCGCGAGCGTTCCTAATAATGGCACCGCCAACGTCACGGTGCCGAATCTTCCGACCACCACGGCCCGCATCAAGGTGGAAGCCGTCGGCAATATTTTCTTCGATATTTCCGACGCCAATTTTACGATTACGGGAAATGGCGCACCCGGCCTCGTCGGCAACATCTCTACCCGCCTGCCCGTCGGCACGGGGGATAACGCCCTCATTGAAGGGTTTATTATCCAGGGCCCAGCAGGCTCGACAAAGAAGCTCCTGGTGCGCGCGATCGGACCATCCCTCGCGGCGTTTGGAGTTACCGACGCAGTGGCCAATCCGACCCTGGGAATTTTCGACGCCAGTAATGCGCAGATCGCTTCGAATGATAATTGGAAAACGACGCAGGTGGGTGGGATCATCACCGGCGATCAATTTGCGGAAATCAACGGAAGCGGAGTGGCGCCGGGGAACGACCTGGAATCGGCGATTGTCGCTGACCTCACGCCCGCCAGTTACACGGCGGTGGTACGCGGGGCGAACAACACGGTGGGCACCGGGGTGGTCGATGCCTACGACCTGAGCCCGGCATCAACGGCGCGGGTGGCCAACGTGGCAACGAGAGGATTGGTCCAACCCGGCGACAGACTGCTGATCGGCGGATTCATTATCCAGAATGGACCGGTCAGGGTAGTGGTCCGGGCGATCGGTCCTTCGTTGGCGGCGTTTGGCATTACCAATGCGCTGCCCGACACAACCCTTCAGCTCAGGGACCAGAACGGGAACATTGTGCGGGAGAATGACGACTGGATGACGGACCAGGCGGTAGAACTCCAGGGCACCGGGCTTCAACCGACCAACAATCTCGAGGCGGCCCTGGTCCAGACGATTCAGCCCGGGCAGTACACCGCTCAGGTTCGCGGTAAACCCGAAACTACCGGCACCGGTTTGGTTGAAGTTTATTTCCTGCAGTGA